The Ziziphus jujuba cultivar Dongzao chromosome 12, ASM3175591v1 sequence TCATGTGGCCCAACAGTCATTTAGAAGCAATCTCCTTGTCGGGTATGCCAACAACTCTAGTAACAAGggctaaagaaaaataaataaataaaaataattttttttattttttatttttattttttggcttaagCAAACAAAGCGTTTGccatatcatatatattataggCCAGGCTCTAGCAATTCGCTCTTTTTATAGAGGGCCATTCAAACTCTCAACATAAACAAAGAGCCTTTTCAGTTTTCAATCTTTTTATAGGATTCGGAAAGTCCCACACAAAACaattcactttttcttttctagttAGTCATGTGGGGGAttcatacatataaaaaaatatattatatatgtgtggCTCATTATGACAAGCTTCCATGACCCCCTATCAATGtgtcacaaattttttttatggtccCTACTTTGGGGGGTTTAGGTAGATATCTAGCGACCATTTGTTATCCTTTTCATCTTCTAATTGATTGATCAAGGACTACTACTAGCCAAAGTGTAAACTTCAAGGCGATGTACGTGCAATTGATTCTATTGATCATTCTTAGTTTACCATgtatttcatatatatgcaaaagTTTCGGAtcatgtttttaaaattaaagcagGATGATCGCTCTTAGCCATTTGATCCACTAATTATCTTTGATAGGAATGACTACTGCCATTTTTAATATCAAGTTAATAGTAGATCACTTTGGACCTCTTTAGCTCAATCTAATTAAAACTAAGTTTAAAAAGATAATCCAATATAGTCTTGCATTTTAAATAAATGTTatttatatgttaattaatatgcTAGATAATAAAGTAATTTGCAGGCATATATAAtcatgataattaataatgacaGAGATACAGCAAGAGCTCGGACCAAGCAATTAATATAGATGTCTATGATATGACATGAGACATTAAAGATTATTGTAAAATCCAGAAATAAATAAGTACTTGATCATCTCCAACTATTTGCTCCCTAGACCTTTTGTGTGCCCCAGTTGTACGGGTTTGATGTGTGAATGGCATGAGGGATCACCCAAAAGGGCACACTACCAGGTGGCCAACTTCTTTTAATTTGCTGCTTGAAACATTTAATTAGCACCTACTTTTTTGTTCCCATTTTCTGAGTTTGTTGATGCAAAGGTCatgtttttctttatatatacaatttttttccttaaacaaaatgAACAGTAAATATGCAAAAGATATATgagccaaaattataaaatataatatgcatTCTCATGGATGCAaaaggagatgattttttaGTTTGAGTCTCCAAGCATATTTAGAACTGATTATAATGAATTTTGGCTCGGCACATGTAGAAAAGGTACTTGTTCcccttaaaaaattgaaaagacaaGAGAGAAAAACGTCAAGTAGCATTcataacattatatataatatatatatatatatatatatacaaccaaCATATATTTAAAGCTCACGTGGAAGTTCCTCATAAACTTGATATTATTTACCATTTACAATAACATCTACAAAAACTGAAAAGAAGtataaattttacaataaaGAACTCCTACACTCGTAGTCTTTTTCGTGACCAAACCtatataaagataaattaaagaaaatattacagAAGTTCATGATATATGGCTTTTGGCCCTTGGTCCCAGGCATAATGgaattaaaatcatttaaaaattttaaaaataaaataaatatatttagcaGCCTAGTAGCTAGAAGCATGCTCAACGTACACGTAAAAAGTTTGTGAATATGGATTCCACTGTAAAATCCACATACGCTCCCATTATATGTATATCGTTGTCTAAGTACTGTGCTTCTGAGCATATACTGAATAATTAATTGCttctcaggaaaaaaaaaaaagagtttttaacTTCCAGGGAAAAGAACAAGGTTGAAATTATGGAATGCCCTTTTTCCATTTGGtgtttaatttcttcaaattttacTGATTCTTTTGCTGACTGAAGGAGGATCTTGAGTTTTGTGGTgtttaaaccaattaaattagtCCAAGTGAAAGTCAACTGAACCTACTTTAAGTTGTAAgtcaatatatatgaaataattatggGGAATCAAATTGATCGTGTTTGAACTTTTAGGCCAACTTCGTTTAATTTGTTGACTTAGAATCAACAAAATCTGGAAGCACTAGAATTTGTGCGCATATCATTcgttcaaattttcttttctttttctttcaagcTTTGTTGATAATTGTTGGTGTTGTTTAATTAAGCTCTCACTTAAGCATTCATATGCTTGTCAACTGCCATAGTAACAATTAATGTTCTCTCCCTAATTTCTTCAATCATGAAGAAATTtcccctttccttttttttcttcgtaTATTCTTTCTCTCATGCATTGAATTGAGCCAAGCAATACCATCAATCAATTTATTCCGAGTGATTGACTTTGATTAATGCAACTGCATTTTGGTTTACAGCCCTctcatatatatttcaaaacccACTCCCTTCATGAATTGAATGTGCAAGACCTCCACCACTGCTTTTTTTCAAACACAGAAACGGTGGTCTTGACAACTAGTTATCCTAACCAAGCCAAGCCCGCACATTACAATCATCTTAATTAAGAATAAGaacaatttaataacaaaattattattattttaattaaaaatattaatttaataacaaaattattattactttaattaAAAACATTCTAATGATAAAACTATTAATACTTTGTTCGTACAAATTTAGATAAGATATTtcgtataaattaaaaataattcaatgacaaaattattatttctttgttcatataaaatatattatataaaataaactaataaaaaaaatattaatatgtaaATTGAACCAAAATTTAAAGGTTAAAGTTTCTAAATCAAACTTTAGACTCTAATCAAGAAATAAAGTATTTGGGTCACGTTCCAGAGTTTTACCTAGCTAGCTCCTTTTTCTATTGAAATTCAACTACTGTTTTATGAGAGAGTGAAGGGTATTGTGCATTTATTTTCAGAAATATTAAAACTAAGCTAATGAGAAACATCAATGTAAAAATACCACCCACATTAATTTTTGTCCTGTCAAGTTTTCACATCCATTAAAAGACCGTTCACAAAcctcaattaaaaaattaaaaatccatgTGACCTTTTTGGAAGGACAACGTACAAGTTTGGTCCATTTAAAGAAATGGGGCAAGTCCCATCTGTatcttgtacatatatatttcttttctatagACTTGATAATGTGCAGTCCGTGTGAGGCATATATACTGAATCCATAGACTACTAGGCAAAAGCAAGAAAAAGAGACAGGGTAATGCGTCTCTGTTTATATGGTCCAGAATATCTTTAATGTGGTCCTTCATTACCCCTACAAATCCTTGATGAGAATCCTCATTCACAACGTTACAAATAGTGTTTACTTgttcatcaaatatatatatatatatatatagtctgctTTAATCGTTATCAGACGTTTTGGAGGGCACATTGTACCATGAAAGTAAAACTAGGATCAATAGTGGTATTGTTAAATTAGTGGGCATATGTCCTAGACTTTGTAGGGTACATTGATCTATCTGTTTTgcataaagaaaacaaagagaaaccAGCTCTAGATGCTTTTAACAAATCGTAAAGAACATGTCCTaaggtcttcttcttcttcttcttctttttttttatttttatttttatttttttttttgggacaaaactTGGTACTATTTTGTGATTAATGGTATTCATGTGAATGCCATATTTTATCATGACTTGGGGTACTAGTCAACATCATGTTGGATCGTACTAGGCGTGAAATAAACATAGCTCAATGATTTCAAAGAGCTTCTTAGAtgtgatttgatttatttatttatttatttatttatttctttgtccCTAAGTAGTTTGGAGGGGTAGAGCATATAATACGTAAGTGCCTTTATATTGATTGTCGGGGAACTTTAAGAAGTTATGAGAcatataaagaaatatacatagGACGTTGATAATGATATGGACTAGTGTGTCAAACTTCTTGCAGAATAAGCTGTCTCCAAGGAAAAGAATGAGCTGTCTCCAACCACCAAAAAAGACTGCATAAAATCTTgtatatttgagttttgggccgaaggcaATAATTGGGTAAGACGGCCATTAGGCAACCTAGTCTGGAGCTTCTTTAGCCTGattgaaaggaaaatatgtTGTAAAAGAGACCAAGAGGCATTAGATTTTGTTAACATTCCTTGTATATTGACATTGACTTGAAGGCCATCAAAGGCCTGCAATTGCGGGGAATCTAATCTTCTTGGGGCTTTCTCATGAAAATACAGCGGACGTCAAGTTTGGTTCTAGTCATGCAGCTGAAAGCTTTAATTTGTATTCAACTGCATGGTGCAGTGGTTTTAGTTGGAATTAGGGAAATgctgcaaaataataataagaataattcaACAAAGGTAGGTGAATGAGAAAACAATCTATTGGAATCAAGCATGAGCTGAAGGTGACCAGATGTGTCCACATAACAATCCCTATTGCAATCTGAGCTGCAGATGCTCCCTTACCGACATCctgccatttttctttttttaagaagaaattaaaaaaaattaaaaaataaaaaattccttcTGTAATCATCCCTTATACCGCTATAATTATCCAAATGCCAAGTAATTGCCATTACTGAAAACTGTGAGGCCAACCATAAAGGATTGTGGATTCCAAGTTCTCTTCAACAATGTACTTCCAATTGTTTTCCAGTTCCGAAGACATTTCAGCTCAACAAACAGAATAAATAAGCTAGATTTTGCAGCGTAAACTAAAGTATGCTCAGATTGCTTTGAAAACAAATACATATGCATGGATCTATAATCCTAATTCCTTTTACTGTATGACATAATGGCTGTATGAATAGTTGCTTGACAAGTTTGTAGGCAGCTTtccaagcaaaaataaataaaaataaaaataaaaaagcaaataagGTCAGTCTGCTGCTTTAAATCCGAGACCCAAGAGGACTGGCTTACAGCCTTAGGGGTATAACAGGTGAAGGGCCCAAAAATGTCACAATTTTGAGATGTATGAATGAAAATTACAGGTGAAACCTCATTTCCCGCAAGGCAAAGAGAAACTGTACTGGACAACCAACATCATGTTTCCTTTTGCTGTTCTTCCACAGATGCTGCTGGCTGTTCTTGTTCTACTGGGACACAAGGTCTCCAGATTGTTTCATTCCCCAAGTCCATGAGTGCAATGCCCTTAGTCGTCAAATCAGCTCTGATCTGATCACTCCTTGAGAAATCTCTTTTTTCTCTGGCCAGCGTTCTTTCTTCAATCAAATGAAGCACATCATCTTCAACTAACCCTGCTCTTATCAGTGCcttttctttgaactgctgtAAAACCTGTTCAGTACAGTACACCCTCAAATTCGATGACTTTTATGAAGGCTATTCAAACTtggcattaaaaataaaaaataaaaaataaaaagggggcAGAACCCGTATTACCTCAGAGTACGTATGTGAAGATAACAAACCCAGGGTGTTCAGAACTTCTGTAACTTCTTTCTTCACCTCAACAAGGGATTGAATTGTAGATAACTGTGCTTGCCTCTGCTGCTTCTTCTGGAAAATGTAAAAACAAAAGGTTATATCACATAAAAACAGACATATAGACCAGCAGAAAGAGATAAAGAGCGATCGAACATTACAATCCTACCTTCAGTGTCTTCAAAGAACTATTTATTAACTTCAAGGCATCTTGAAAAGCACCAGTCAGTATATGTGCAGTGTTCAAGTCATCAGACATTTTAGACTCAAACTCAACACGTAGCTTACTGATGCATTCTTGGGCAGCTGGGGTAATTTTAACCGTTCTGACATTTTGTTTTGTGTCCTCTTTCGTGTTGCCTTCTTGAAATGGAGATAGAGCATCCTCACAATCTTGCAGAgtctaacaataaaaaaaatccttccATAATATGTACtagacaaaaacaaatccagTATTACCTTTTTGAAAACCAAGCATAACAGCTTTACTAATAACTAAGTTAAACATGAAGCAGTAagcctaaagaaaaaaaatggtttcCAATCAATTCTAAAAGGGATTCTAGAAATAGTTTGACCCAACACCCACTGAAATGATATATTGAACcgatcataaataaattcaaaacaaGTAGTTTAttcaagaaaaggaaaatgtcTCAACTATCAGTAACTTAACTGGTGAATAGCAGTTGACTTCTCAAGAACTCAGCAAACAAACTTTCAAAAGATAAGCATTCAATTTTACGGAGCTTCAAACCTGATATATGTAAAATACAGCATCAGATGCACTCTCCAGCTGTGAAACTGTGTAATTGAGAGGTGACCGATAGTGTGCACTCAACACGAAGTGTCTCAAAGCCAGTGGATGGTATTTTTGAAtaatctaccaaaaaaaaaaattgtataaacaCTGTAAATGCTGATGCAAGATTGCAACTATACTAAAAGTTATAAAGCCATCAATAATTAAGCAATCCAAATTTTACCTCTCGAATTGTGAAAAAGTTACCCAGCGACTTTGACATTTTCTCATTGTTATTTGTGACATGTCCATTATGCATCCAATAACTCACATGGCTCTCTTGGTGTGCAGCACAGCTCTGGGCAATCTCATTTTCATGATGCGGAAAAATCAAGTCGATTCCACCACCGTGAATATCAAACTTGTGTGATAGATAATGCGCACTCATGGCACTGCACTCAATATGCCACCCGGGTCTGCCAGGGCCCCAGGGGCTCTCCCAACTTGGCTCACCGGGCTTTGCAGCCTGCAAAAGTTAGAGAATGTCAGATATTGAAAGCTactaacaatataataaaaaaacaggTAAATTGGCATAGTTTCTAGACCTTCCACAATGCAAAGTCAGCAGGATTATGCTTTCTTGAGTCAACAGCAACTCGCTCGCCAGCTctgttattttctaatttttgtttagaTAAGTCGCCGTAGTTTTCGAATTTATCAACTTCAAAGAAAACGTCTCCGTCAACCGTGTATGCAGAGTCATTGTTGATGATCTGCAGAATTACAAAATCATTCAGAAATAttaaagagagaggaaaaaaaaaattaagcagtCACATATCATAAGTTCAGAacatcaattattttaattactctAGATGATGACTAATTCATTTCAGAAGAACATTAACCTCCATGTAAAGCAAGCtgcattaatatatttgatggtTACAACATTCCAAACAGAAAATTGTTACAATTTGTATATTTCACAAGAAGTTGGAACAAATATTTTGCCACTGTTTTTAGCGGGCTATAACTTCCTTTTTTCAGCTCAATTTTTATCAACTCAAACCCCCAGGTCAATGCCCTCAATATCAAAAAGGAGGGCTCCTCTCTTTCCTTGCAGTTTTTTCCTATAAATTAACATAAGAGAGACAAAGAGAAGCACCTGAGTTATCATGTTAATGATTTGTTCCATGTGATCAGAAACACGTGGCTGGTGTGTTGGAAGAAGGCACTGGAGagcatccatgtcatcaagatATTCTTGGCAAAAGCGATTACTTAAAGTTAATGGATCTTCCCCAATCTCATTTGCTCGACGAATTATCTGCAGAGGTCAAAAGTTAGCCATCTCAGCATGAACAATATGAAATCCAAAGGATTAAGAATACCAAGTCGGATCCATTAAAAAGCAAAGAGCAGGTCAATGGATTACATGCCTGAATTATTCTAGATCCATCCCCCAAAAGAACCGgacatgataatttttcatcatCCGGCTCGAGCACGAATCAAACGAACCAAATAgatccatataaaaaataaaaaaattgatatggtaTCCACACCTATAGATTGGCTAAACCACGTAAAAATCAAAACGAAATAGTattgaaatctatttttattgacCAATTAGAATCGATCCTTGTAGAAAAGAGGGGATTATAACAATCTTTCTAGTTATCCTGATATAAACTGATGTTTCATGACTCACGAGAAACCAAACCTATGAGAACTATCACAAATCCAGAAGACTAAGCAAACCCGAAAGAATGCTTCACCTATTTAACAGTTTTGCCCTATTCCTAAGCACCAAATTGCACAAGGGTGTAGCAGCCATAGCtgcaactttaaataatagCAAGTTACTGCTAACGTGTCACATTGTCTGGTAGCAAAGAGAAAGGGACACAAACAAGAGGAACGACAGAAGATCCCAAAACAAACCCTTCCAACTGTTTGTTTTGAAGGTATGGAAGAAGATGAGAAAAAGTGATAGAAGTACATTGTATTTGAAAGCTAGCTTCCTAACTCTTCCTTTATAAagagtaataattttttttgttttgtttttttacggTAAACCATCACTAGTAATGGCAAGTGATAATTCCCAGTTGTTCAATTATGAAACTCACGAAAATTTTCTACTAACGTCAACTAAAACTGCAAGCCAAAACCATAAATCTTCTTCTCACCTTGTCATCAACATCAGTGAAATTCCGAACATACGTGACTTCATATCCCAAATGCTGCAGGTATCTGTATTTTCGAAGCCAGTAGTCTTAAACAATTTGCAGACTAATATATCAACAATCTCTTAAGCAATCTTCTAatggttaaaataaaaaagggggtCAGATTTATGAATTCCACAAACACTGGCTTCAGTGATTAAGGGTAACATTTTCACATACTTCTGTAAATTATGTAACttccaaattcaaattaaaaaactttcaTCACCTATTTAAGTAAAACTcataatcaaaatttttcacaaactataaaatatatttaaaaaaggataaaaacaaaaattcacaaACTAAGTAACCTGTAGAGGACGTCAAAATTCATAGCAGCTCGAGCATGGCCGAGATGACTGAGATCATAAGCAGTGACACCACAGACATACATGCGGACTTTGCCTTGTTCAATGGGCTCGAATATCTCCTTCTTTTGGGTCATCGAATTGTAAACCCTAAACTTAACCTCCTCTGGTCCCGCCATTCTCGGATAAAGTACCAGTTGCCCCTAAACTCCTTTCCCGTTAATATCTGCGATCTGATTCAGATGATACCCTAACCCTAATACCCTAAAATCACAAAAGCAGTGAAAGCAGCTATTGCCGTTGATCGAACGCTCACAGGCAATGAATAAGGATAGTGATTGTATACGTGCAGCTGCATTTACCTCCCTTGTGAAACCATATTGACCGCCGTTTAAACTATTGACTTTTGCTCTACAAACTGCTTGGTATGTGTTTGTGATTTCATTGAATACGCTTAGTAATAACGGCTGCGCTGAAACGTTTCCGTCTCCTTATgcgtttttttttaattatttaattatttttattattttttttcttgctccCCAAACATCTTTGGACTCGGTTGATTTCGGGCTTCCGGCCCAGCCccgtatttttttaaattaaatttattttttaaaagtatatttaatttagaatttgaattattttaaaaaattttaaaaatttaatagtattcgatttaaattttaaaagatttcatacaaatttaatgatatttaatttagattttgatagatattataaaagtccattaaaatctatatgtatttaattaagatgttttaaaatttttttaaaatatttgaaaaattattgattttaaaaaactttaaaaaatgatgaattttaatggatttaaaaagattttaacagtgaaattgtgaaaaaaattatcaatatgaaatccagccttaaatccaaagatttcgtttgatttttataaaatctttatgaaatctgtagaatttcataacaatccatcaaattctttaaaatttatagtttattttaaatccatcaaattctaaattaaatacatcccCTTAATCTATTATAactaattgtttaaaatttcattaaaacccTTCTTTGTAATCCCTTTCACATAATTGAACTATTTGAtgctaaaattcaaatattccaattaatcaaaaaaaacaaagaaaatctttaattgtaaattagCTTTCATGGAAACAGTCacattacaatttaataatcaaaagataaataagttaatcggtttggaagcaatctaatcGCAATTGGTAACTATACTGTTTTTTCAtgtaataattttgattttgaatcatTTGTCTTAATTGTACATTGTTTCTTGCTCTGTATAATGATGCTTTTGAGTTTTGATGCTTGGGCTTGAAGTTTAAGTAATGTTGCCAACCATGAGCACCCCTATTACTTGTATATAGATATGTAAATTTGgaggagaaattttttttttattttttttgaaaaatattgaagaagtaaaacatgcaatttttttttaattttttttttttttatggaggtgagtgatagaaaaaataaaataatagcttaTCTTGTGTGCAAGAAAGTAGAAAATTGGTGTATCCTTGCAGTGCATCCAAACAAGACAAATCGTAGCAAAATGAATTATGAATTAGAGAGCGACACTTTAATGGCAATCAAAACGGCCTGAAATGAGGATCCATTTTTGGCAATTGAAGTCAAATTTTTTGGTACTCACCACAGTCTCACATATGGTCAAAAGTTTGACCTAtgcctaaaaagaaaaatttgaccCACACGCTTTCGTGCATTTTCAAgcgaaaattgaagaaaatgaaaattaaaaacaaaaaacaaaattttgtccCTCTTTTGAGCTTTCCTATCACCAATATGAAAAGTTTGTGCTATTTTAGCATGCGGAGGCAGAGCCATACGAACCCAGAGTTCTATATCATAATGGATACttgatttatgaattttgaggTTTTTGCCTGAATGAGCTCTAAATATAATACATAATATCATTCTcaaatggttttattttgatgGATCTTTAACAAATCTAGCAAATCTaaaaacttagtcaatttggcaATGGTAATATTCCAAACTACGTATAGCGCCCACCCCACTACCAAGTGCTATCAACTATACTTCAAGGTATATTTAAGCTTGCAAGCTGCAGAATTTTCACCCACCAATATGAATCAGAATTATTAAATCTTTTCTTTGGTGATTAATCAAAATTGTGAATCGATAGTGATAGCTTTCTATAATAGAATTAATTGGAAACTTTATTTCGAAAGATCAAAATACAGTGCGTCTGCTCCAAGAATACAAAATTCTTAATGATTCACACCAATCACAAATtcaacataattaaaaaaatatatatatatatatatatatatatatatataaaattacaacCCCATCTCCACAATCCCAAAAAAATCATGTGGATAgcagaataataaaaaaaaaaaaagaagggaaaaaaaaaaaaaaaaaggggacatGATCAATGAATTTAATCACTCTCCAACACAAATTTCCATGGATTTTATAGAGGTATCTGCCTCTGCATTCTCATCTGTTCATAACACCTCTCGATGAACCTCTCAGCTTTTAAATCAATTGAATCGTCTTCATCCTCCCAACCCAACGGCTCCAACAAAGCTCCCTGTTTTCTTATGTCATCTTCCATGGCAGGCAGAGCTTGCAGAGAGCAATCTCCAAtatctcctcctcctcctccatctCTCAAGCTACCCAAACATCTGCAATGAAATAACATCGAGTATACCTGTTGAAGACCATTATACTGAAGAACAGGCTTTCTTCTGTACTGAATCAGAGGACTATTGGAAGGAGAAAATTGGTATTCTGTAAGAAACCCATAATTGTAATGCCTCATAAGCTTGAACTTCTTCAACTTACGAGATTTCTTAAACAAAATGAGTTTTGATATAATGGGTTTTCTCATTTTGTCAATGATAATGGAAACCTTGAGCAGATTTGACGAAACCTTCTGTAAAATGGGCAATCTCTTTCTGGCCATTGTTGGGTGAACCTTGAAAAAGATTGAATACCCTCGTTTGGTTGAAAATGAAAGGCTAATAATTGTTGGAGCGAGCTTTGGAAGGGCTTCTCTGTTTGAGCCATGAAATAGCAGTGGCATTTAAGAGTACAAAAAAGGTGAACATGAAATTTTGCAAATCAAAAAAAGTAGTGGTGGAGAGCCTAGCTGTAAAAAGATGGCGTGGTCGGTTGGATTTTGGACTTTTTTATAACAGGAATATGAAGACATAGCCGTTACAACCCCCAAGTGGGTTTCACTTCCCTTTATATATTTGAGTTTGAAAATTGACCTTGCACTTTTAATTAACTTttcaagtctttttttttttttaaaaaaaaaaaaattccaggcAAAAGTTTTCTTTAAATGTAAGCCATGGCTCTTGGACTAGTTCATGCAGATATAGTTTTCACTGATTGAGAAAATTTAAATCATGGCTTGGAGAGAATAAAGGATATATTCTCCTAAACTTTTGACGGGTGGACTTTAATAAAGGGTAAATGGTAAAGGCTTAAAGGATGTACCTTTTAGTGATAAATCTTTTGTAAAatcctcactttttttttttttcttttttg is a genomic window containing:
- the LOC107429459 gene encoding cysteine--tRNA ligase 2, cytoplasmic isoform X2, giving the protein MDALQCLLPTHQPRVSDHMEQIINMITQIINNDSAYTVDGDVFFEVDKFENYGDLSKQKLENNRAGERVAVDSRKHNPADFALWKAAKPGEPSWESPWGPGRPGWHIECSAMSAHYLSHKFDIHGGGIDLIFPHHENEIAQSCAAHQESHVSYWMHNGHVTNNNEKMSKSLGNFFTIREIIQKYHPLALRHFVLSAHYRSPLNYTVSQLESASDAVFYIYQTLQDCEDALSPFQEGNTKEDTKQNVRTVKITPAAQECISKLRVEFESKMSDDLNTAHILTGAFQDALKLINSSLKTLKKKQQRQAQLSTIQSLVEVKKEVTEVLNTLGLLSSHTYSEVLQQFKEKALIRAGLVEDDVLHLIEERTLAREKRDFSRSDQIRADLTTKGIALMDLGNETIWRPCVPVEQEQPAASVEEQQKET
- the LOC107429459 gene encoding cysteine--tRNA ligase 2, cytoplasmic isoform X1, giving the protein MAGPEEVKFRVYNSMTQKKEIFEPIEQGKVRMYVCGVTAYDLSHLGHARAAMNFDVLYRYLQHLGYEVTYVRNFTDVDDKIIRRANEIGEDPLTLSNRFCQEYLDDMDALQCLLPTHQPRVSDHMEQIINMITQIINNDSAYTVDGDVFFEVDKFENYGDLSKQKLENNRAGERVAVDSRKHNPADFALWKAAKPGEPSWESPWGPGRPGWHIECSAMSAHYLSHKFDIHGGGIDLIFPHHENEIAQSCAAHQESHVSYWMHNGHVTNNNEKMSKSLGNFFTIREIIQKYHPLALRHFVLSAHYRSPLNYTVSQLESASDAVFYIYQTLQDCEDALSPFQEGNTKEDTKQNVRTVKITPAAQECISKLRVEFESKMSDDLNTAHILTGAFQDALKLINSSLKTLKKKQQRQAQLSTIQSLVEVKKEVTEVLNTLGLLSSHTYSEVLQQFKEKALIRAGLVEDDVLHLIEERTLAREKRDFSRSDQIRADLTTKGIALMDLGNETIWRPCVPVEQEQPAASVEEQQKET
- the LOC107429469 gene encoding uncharacterized protein LOC107429469, which produces MPLLFHGSNREALPKLAPTIISLSFSTKRGYSIFFKVHPTMARKRLPILQKVSSNLLKVSIIIDKMRKPIISKLILFKKSRKLKKFKLMRHYNYGFLTEYQFSPSNSPLIQYRRKPVLQYNGLQQVYSMLFHCRCLGSLRDGGGGGDIGDCSLQALPAMEDDIRKQGALLEPLGWEDEDDSIDLKAERFIERCYEQMRMQRQIPL